The following coding sequences lie in one Nakaseomyces glabratus chromosome K, complete sequence genomic window:
- the GIS4 gene encoding Gis4p (CAGL0K07271g~Protein of unknown function) — translation MSKSVRVGDYYGNDENGVWSWYLSNLRSGDFEEIIENKLKYTLLKRFLNSNLLGNFSPESPTRFINKKLIFVSIPEDVHQDISILELFLRDYFHLKVLDNNQIHKLTQDKVYHHENHYFLMDELNNFEDPTFLEFGKSNWKMEGTAGTVYDPQNKENTTDALVTEATAKIDHKISSSNTDDSRFDTLVNDTKDDSSSHEYNAMNLNEQDSITSSNNNDSLLSSLSTGGEDSLNQELRRQSDHDESSSIIDQTNDNRKSYSNADTIRSKMIPSEGNISIDFDQGTDRESTNVDNSNKRTGLDDDGASSIVLNFSHNRNAHKRKTKIDSLLGERYPSDFYTPPQSELVSINSCGSAEDYTGQSLRLMVTKNGTDSKDEQPGDNPNRSKTSVNGHIASPLSDIQNVSINEANMGGQNDQASFSDNESESMYSSDLESEDGEMDHYNASGSDITLLSILPSISIFDTLGYFRLVLQSILIQDPQTKEVFTAVRQSNNKPTIADITDDWLLYDAEFSMHNLQILTLQDIMTIKKDYPKILFYTMVVINDRSEIACEFPYNGAQFTKAPSPITNKSHEVEKEELDQPTEVQAYFPGNGQAIKDSIKPNNRDSLTFDLCQAERTKSNMTTTHRSIRTVNSIGDWSISRDTTGIATRAATNTSGQYDDHYQALKFDESSKERLIQGRKDGSGGKYSKHQISRVNTNGSSMPLDSVERTKSLPLPTLLKTASGIETSHIETPSKWGFRSIKRHKNKHKSKGSLTNGDKNRHRRTKKNENSACVLM, via the coding sequence ATGTCAAAGTCTGTGCGGGTGGGTGACTACTATGGCAATGACGAAAACGGTGTCTGGTCATGGTACTTGTCCAACCTTAGATCTGGTGACTTCGAGGAGATTATCGAgaacaaattgaaatacACATTGTTGAAAAGATTCCTCAATAGTAACTTACTTGGGAATTTCAGCCCCGAAAGCCCGACAAGGTTCATTAACAAGAAACTCATATTCGTATCTATACCCGAGGATGTCCATCAGGATATCTCTATACTGGAACTATTCCTCAGagattattttcatttaaaaGTTTTAGACAACAATCAAATACATAAACTCACTCAGGACAAAGTATACCATCACGAAAACCATTATTTCCTCATGGACGAATTGAACAACTTTGAGGACCCTACATTCTTGGAATTTGGGAAGTCCAATTGGAAAATGGAAGGCACAGCAGGTACTGTATATGACCCCCAAAACAAGGAAAACACAACAGATGCATTAGTCACTGAAGCAACTGCAAAAATAGATCATAAAATTAGTAGCAGTAATACAGATGACTCGAGGTTCGATACTTTGGTTAACGATACAAAAGATGACAGCTCATCCCATGAATATAATGCTATGAACTTGAATGAACAAGACTCCATCACCTCATCTAACAATAACGACTCACTACTAAGCAGCTTATCAACTGGCGGCGAAGATTCACTGAACCAAGAGCTACGACGTCAGAGCGATCATGACGAGTCTAGCTCTATTATAGATCAGACTAACGACAATAGAAAGAGTTATTCCAACGCAGACACTATACGAAGCAAAATGATACCGTCAGAAGgaaatatttcaattgatttcGATCAAGGTACAGATAGAGAAAGCACAAATGTCGATAATAGCAATAAACGGACTGGACTCGATGATGATGGAGCAAGTTCAATTGTCCTGAATTTTTCACATAATAGAAATGCACATAAAAGGAAAACTAAAATAGATTCATTGTTAGGCGAACGATACCCAAGTGATTTCTATACACCTCCTCAGTCGGAACTAGTATCCATCAATAGTTGCGGCTCAGCTGAGGATTACACAGGACAGTCATTGAGATTAATGGTAACAAAAAATGGTACAGATTCAAAAGATGAACAACCAGGAGATAATCCTAATAGAAGTAAGACCAGCGTTAATGGCCATATTGCGTCTCCACTTTCTGATATACAGAACGTTTCGATTAACGAGGCAAATATGGGCGGACAAAACGATCAAGCATCCTTTTCTGATAATGAATCTGAATCAATGTATTCAAGTGATTTGGAATCTGAAGATGGAGAAATGGACCACTACAATGCTTCAGGATCTGATATTACACTCTTATCAATACTTCcatcaatatcaatattCGACACACTTGGATACTTTAGATTAGTTTTACAGTCAATATTAATACAGGATCCACAGACTAAAGAAGTTTTTACAGCAGTAAGGCAATCTAACAACAAACCAACCATTGCTGATATTACAGATGACTGGCTATTATATGATGCCGAATTTTCTATGCATAATTTACAGATATTAACACTGCAAGATATCATGACCATAAAGAAAGACTATCCTAAAATTCTCTTCTATACTATGGTGGTCATTAACGACCGCTCAGAAATTGCATGTGAATTTCCATATAACGGAGCTCAATTCACCAAGGCTCCTTCCCCAATAACGAACAAATCGCATGAGGtagagaaagaagagctGGACCAACCTACGGAGGTCCAAGCATATTTTCCAGGTAATGGTCAAGCCATAAAAGATAGTATAAAACCAAACAATAGGGATTCACTGACGTTTGACCTGTGCCAGGCAGAAAGGACGAAGTCTAATATGACTACTACACACAGATCAATTAGGACTGTCAATAGCATTGGAGATTGGTCAATCAGTCGAGATACCACTGGAATAGCGACACGTGCCGCAACCAACACCAGCGGACAATATGACGATCATTATCAGGCGttaaaatttgatgagAGTTCCAAAGAAAGATTAATACAAGGAAGGAAAGATGGTAGTGGTGGTAAGTATTCCAAACACCAAATTTCAAGAGTTAATACAAATGGATCATCAATGCCATTAGATTCGGTAGAAAGGACAAAAAGTTTACCTCTACCGACTCTGCTGAAAACTGCCAGCGGGATTGAGACATCTCATATTGAAACACCTAGTAAATGGGGCTTCAGATCAATCAAGAGGCACAAGAATAAACACAAATCGAAAGGCTCGCTCACAAACGGTGATAAAAATCGTCATCGTCGCACTAAAAAGAATGAGAACTCTGCATGTGTTTTAATGTAG